ACACCTAAAgaataaattgtataaattgCGCGCTAAATCCAACAGTGTAATGTTCCCGTATTATTTCCACAACACTGGGTGAAACGTTACCAAAAGGAGCGAATAACAACAATCCATTATTTTTTATCCAAACAAATGAAGGCATGAACATACCCATTCCtgcatttattttatatagGACGCAATTGCCTTCCTAATACGGTATTTGGCAGGATAAAGCACGAAAAGCTTATACGAAAAACAATTCACTGGCAAAAACCGTTCCGTTTCGGTTGCCTTTTATTACGTGTGATATTGAGTCTCGAGGAGGTCGCCGAGCCTAATCTAAGTATATAATCTTGTATATGCAAATATTCCCTATTCCCTTACAACCGAATTCTTTACCCGGTCACGCCTTTCGGGTTATAAAAAGGGCACAGTTCCCGTAGACACAGCGGAATAAAATATATTCATGCGATATTATGgagtttttttacattttctaacaggTTTTTCACCTGGGGAAATCTATTTTGCTATGAAATGGGAGTAAATTGTGGACACGTCTGTGAATAGTCATGATGGCCTGCAGACCGCCCCTTGTCAACACTTGACGAATCGGAATTTTTCAATTTGCTTTTGGCTATTTTGTGGACGCGGACAGACTTTAAAAGTTCTAACCCAAGTTAAAATCTATAAGGATTACGATACGTATTCACTGATTAAGAGAGTCTTACATTTCAATGCAAGAAGACAACCTAAATGAAAGCAGGCTTTCGTAATTTTTCTCGTGCTAATTTAGAAAATGTGAAGTGCCTGTCAGGTAAAGGAAGTTTCTTTGACTAAGTACTTTACTTTTTGTACAGTGCGACAACTCCGatcccaaaaaataaaaaaaatcccaagtccgacataggtacataataaaaaatatgctattGAATTTTCAGAATACGGCCGAACATGCAAAGACATAGGATGTCTCAACAGCGAAGTGTGCGTGTTAGCTGAGGACCCCTGCTCCTTCGGGCACTCGTCCAACTGTGGGACATACCCCACTTGCAAGAAGAAGTCGCAAGTTGAAGGTGagcaaaaagttatttttacaattcgTCAGAGGGCGTAGTGTgcgtgagtttacatcaaacgcattcgatatcgactgcgttTTAAAagttatgaaaattttagttcttgaaagtttctgctaggggcgctgtacaatccgtcatacatttaatgtcactttttttgcGAAATTGAATGAGTTTGACGTAAACTTACACTACGCCCTCAGTAGCAATGTATCGCGTTCGTGACGTAATTTCAGCCTACACATCCTTTATTTACGGTTGGATATTGCAGGTTCCCATCCCGCTTCTCTTTGTATAAACCAAATAGAGTGTAATCCATCCAAGGTTAATTAAAACCATCAGCAAGAGATATCTGTAACATAGTTTTTCTTTTCAGTATTAGTGAGGTGAAGTCCCCAttaacactgaaaaaaaaacacaaaacaacCAATCGCAAATATAAATTTGTATTCCTTGAATAATCAAGGATAGATAGACAAcatccatgtactaattacctacttgttcTGACTTTTGTGTACTTTTCATTTCAGGATCACACGCAGAGCCTGCGAAGCCATCTGTGACAACGCCCAAACCTCAAACGCATAACTTTGACTCAGCTCCTAACTACCCCGCCCCGGCCCCACCGTCGGGAGGAAACTCCCCTTACGGAGGAAGCTCCCCTTACGGAAATAACTCCCCATACGGCAATAACTCCCCTTACGGGAGCAACACTAACACTGGTGGTAACTCCCCGTATGGAGGCAACTCCCCTTACGGGAGCAACACTAATACTGGTGGTAGCTCCCCGTATGGAGGCAACTCCCCTTACGGTAGCAACACTAATACTGGTGGTAACTCCCCGTATGGAGGCAACTCTCCTTACGGAGGCAACTCCCCATACGGCGGAAACTCGCCCTATGGGGGAAGTTCGCCTTACGGAGGGTCATCCAACGGAGGGCATAGCCCATACGGAGGTAATTCCCA
This window of the Ostrinia nubilalis chromosome 9, ilOstNubi1.1, whole genome shotgun sequence genome carries:
- the LOC135074488 gene encoding loricrin-like isoform X2 yields the protein MDWKTALIAFALVLYADGFSKYGRTCKDIGCLNSEVCVLAEDPCSFGHSSNCGTYPTCKKKSQVEGSHAEPAKPSVTTPKPQTHNFDSAPNYPAPAPPSGGNSPYGGSSPYGNNSPYGNNSPYGSNTNTGGNSPYGGNSPYGSNTNTGGSSPYGGNSPYGSNTNTGGNSPYGGNSPYGGNSPYGGNSPYGGSSPYGGSSNGGHSPYGGNSHGGSNPSPFGGFGGSSGSNGNPIDSILNTINKYAGGNTGGGGTKPGTGSGGSGGFSNIFGSILSDITKNGGQPSYQTPTQNKNYGQSNTHHSAGTTHKPVSYGWNVGIAMVVTCMIQRYIQTSV
- the LOC135074488 gene encoding uncharacterized protein LOC135074488 isoform X1, which codes for MDWKTALIAFALVLYADGFSKYGRTCKDIGCLNSEVCVLAEDPCSFGHSSNCGTYPTCKKKSQVEGSHAEPAKPSVTTPKPQTHNFDSAPNYPAPAPPSGGNSPYGGSSPYGNNSPYGNNSPYGSNTNTGGNSPYGGNSPYGSNTNTGGSSPYGGNSPYGSNTNTGGNSPYGGNSPYGGNSPYGGNSPYGGSSPYGGSSNGGHSPYGGNSHGGSNPSPFGGFGGSSGSNGNPIDSILNTINKYAGGNTGGGGTKPGTGSGGSGGFSNIFGSILSDITKNGGLNNLFNSRPIMENPNYSSYSSNSRSSNPQYYPSGQPSYQTPTQNKNYGQSNTHHSAGTTHKPVSYGWNVGIAMVVTCMIQRYIQTSV